In the Mycobacteriales bacterium genome, one interval contains:
- the rplJ gene encoding 50S ribosomal protein L10: protein MSDSATATDDTAVQHARATVRPEKAAAVAELAEAFRSSSAAVLTEYRGLTVKQISDLRTALGADTSYSVVKNTLTKIAAADAGIDGVEQLLSGPTAVAFVQGEPVMAAKALRDFARAHPALVVKGGVMDGKALSVDEVRKLADLESREVLLGKMAGALLASLSNAVYLLNAPLAQAARLAGALQAKATEDPSVLRGGAGTPAPVAEEIPEAAAPEAAAEDDGTSDGTDSESSTETTA, encoded by the coding sequence ATGTCCGACAGTGCTACCGCGACCGACGACACCGCTGTCCAGCACGCTCGCGCCACCGTCCGGCCCGAGAAGGCCGCTGCGGTGGCCGAGCTGGCGGAGGCGTTCCGCAGCTCGTCTGCGGCCGTGCTCACCGAGTACCGCGGCCTGACCGTCAAGCAGATCAGCGACCTGCGCACCGCGCTGGGCGCCGACACGTCGTACTCCGTCGTGAAGAACACGCTGACCAAGATCGCCGCTGCGGACGCCGGGATCGACGGCGTCGAGCAGTTGCTCTCCGGCCCGACGGCCGTCGCCTTCGTTCAGGGCGAGCCGGTCATGGCCGCCAAGGCGCTGCGGGACTTCGCCAGGGCGCACCCGGCCCTGGTCGTCAAGGGCGGCGTCATGGACGGCAAGGCGCTGTCCGTGGACGAGGTGCGCAAGCTGGCCGACCTCGAGTCCCGTGAGGTCCTGCTCGGCAAGATGGCGGGGGCCCTGCTGGCCTCGCTGTCCAATGCCGTGTACCTGCTCAACGCACCGCTCGCCCAGGCCGCCCGGCTCGCGGGTGCGCTGCAGGCCAAGGCCACCGAGGACCCCTCGGTCCTGCGTGGCGGGGCCGGCACACCGGCTCCCGTGGCGGAGGAGATCCCCGAGGCAGCCGCCCCCGAGGCAGCCGCCGAGGACGACGGCACCTCCGACGGAACCGACAGCGAGTCCAGCACCGAGACCACTGCCTGA
- the rplA gene encoding 50S ribosomal protein L1 yields MKRSKAYRAAAEKIDADNLYSPLDAVRLAKQTSTTKYDATVEVALRLGVDPRKADQMVRGTVNLPHGTGKTARVIVFATGEKAAEATAAGADEVGGDDLIERIQGGFLDFDAAVATPDQMGKVGKIARILGPRGLMPNPKTGTVTADVTKAVSDIKGGKVNFRVDKQANLHLVIGKASFDEKQLVENYGAALDEISRAKPATSKGTYVRKVAVSTTMGPGIPVDPKRLRNLLEDGSNTDAQ; encoded by the coding sequence ATGAAGCGCAGCAAGGCCTACCGTGCCGCGGCCGAGAAGATCGACGCGGACAACCTCTACAGCCCGCTCGATGCGGTTCGGCTCGCCAAGCAGACCTCGACCACCAAGTACGACGCAACCGTCGAGGTGGCGCTGCGCCTGGGCGTCGACCCGCGCAAGGCCGACCAGATGGTCCGCGGCACGGTCAACCTGCCGCACGGCACCGGGAAGACGGCCCGTGTCATCGTCTTCGCCACCGGCGAGAAGGCCGCCGAGGCCACTGCAGCCGGCGCCGACGAGGTCGGCGGCGACGACCTGATCGAGCGGATCCAGGGAGGATTCCTCGACTTCGACGCCGCGGTCGCCACCCCCGATCAGATGGGCAAGGTCGGCAAGATCGCCCGCATCCTCGGCCCGCGCGGCCTGATGCCGAACCCGAAGACCGGCACTGTCACCGCCGACGTCACCAAGGCCGTCAGCGACATCAAGGGCGGCAAGGTCAACTTCCGGGTCGACAAGCAGGCCAACCTGCACCTGGTGATCGGCAAGGCCAGCTTCGACGAGAAGCAGCTGGTCGAGAACTACGGCGCTGCGCTCGACGAGATCTCCCGCGCCAAGCCGGCGACCTCCAAGGGCACCTACGTCAGGAAGGTTGCTGTCTCCACGACGATGGGCCCGGGCATCCCGGTCGACCCGAAGCGGCTGCGCAACCTGCTCGAGGACGGCTCGAACACCGACGCCCAGTAG